tatactaagtACTATAcgcaatggtatatttaaaaatctaatagtatattattcttattattaaattacaacattaaaatactaaaatataccgaagaatgGTATAGCGATATACTATTAGATTTACTATAGagttatagtatatagtacatcgatatacaagtcctcggtatattttagtatattagatttgaaatataccatagattataCTATTACAAATCAATATATAGGGAAAATAcaattaatcataataaaaattacgTAGTTcgctaaaatactaaaatataccgaagaatgGTATAGCGATATACCATTAGATTTACTATAGAGTTATagttatagtatatagtacatcgatataccagtccgcggcatattttagtatattatatttgaaatataccatagagtatacTATTAATACAATTAATCATAATACAAATTACGTAGTTTGATAGACTTGTGTGCATACCTTGTTGTAGGCGGCCAACTCGAACCAGCCATTTAGCTTGAGATATCTGTAAGTGGAGGGCATGGCACGCATCAGATTCAGTCGCGAGATTGTATCGATGCCCAGCATGAGCACACTGGGTGGCTTTTCCTTTGTGCTCCGCCACTGCTGCAGACGCTGACGCAGCGCACTTCGCTCCGGGACTGTGGCATGAGCATTGGTATAGATCAGTTTATCCTTGGCATAGCACTCAACGAGGAAACTATCGAAGTCATTGGACAACTGAACGCTGCCCTTGAAGTGTTTGCATTGCATCACATTCACCACGTTGTCGTTCTCGCGTTCGACTTCCATATAGCAACAGTTGAGAGCAGCTGTTTGTGGTGACCTCAACTCTAGATCGATCTGCAGATGCCATTGATAGGCACTCTCATTGATGCTCAACACATAGTGCTCCAAAGATTCGTTGTACTTCACCCACGTCAGTGGCTGCAATTTGGTGCATGGTTTGTACTTGCCAAGTCGAAAGTCTTGCATCGATTCCTTGCTGAATGGCGAGGGATCGGGAATGCGACAATAATCAGTGTCCACCACGTAGCGATTCTTTTCGATgcactgcagcagcggcagcagcaacagcagcaatatcAATGCAGTCAGCCAATAGATTGTAGTGAACATTTATTacttaaaatcaatattaaactAGACTGTAAACCAGCGAAGATCCACACTTTAAATTCCTTTTGAATACAGGTTGTAGCTGCAGCTGTTTCGCTTTCCAGGAAAGGAAACGAAGCCCTTCTAATGCTTAGACTCGAttgcagctttcttacattCTGTTTCATCACACTTATTGCATCAGCAATGAAATTGGGTTGCTATTAAAGttctcaataataatataaatcctTTCCTTTATAAGCTTAAAGAAAAGTTCTAATTGgagttatttaaaataataatgtcataatatattatttcgcAGTTgagaaaaatgaatattttttaaaaacaaatcttCTATATAAAGTTTAGTAacttagtttttgtttttcatcttTGTATGGAAGCATGGattttggaaaattttaaaaagttctCTATACCCGATTTCTGTCGTCGATGAAGTTTATCAAAAACATaggttgaaaatatataactagaaaaatgaaaatgtatgttattaaaataaagtgttgaacataaataaaaaaaatttttggtttttatatagaaatgtttatttaaaatgtttaaaaataaattgaaattcaaataagttttgtcccactttattttgttattttatgcagatttaataattaaaaataaataaaattcccattacttttgaaattttaaacattttgtattaataacTAGTAACAATgtcattattaatatttaaaattgttattctCTTTTTGCACAAAATGTGGAATATTCAATATTCTGTAAATTACAAGTTAAAAGTTTCTTGCAGGACTTATacgaaaaatattcaaatttataaatatcttCATAGTTTTTGGAATTTAGAATAATTTAAAGGATAATATCTATtatctatctatatctatattcCGGAAAAAATCTTTTTGATTTTACAAATATGTTCTTTTTACCCAAAATTCctatgaaaatcaataaaagtcaaaatttgtgttgattgtgaaaaaaatattgtatattaaaaataataaatccgTATATATTCATGTTATGACACATTTaagatatgtatgtagatagaTTTGAGTTAGTCCTAGGCGCTAAACTTATCACTTCATTAATTTATctaagttttgttgtttttgtgtattttttttatgtaatacTGTGGCAAGATTCGCTGTCCGGGAACTGAGAATGGAACCGGGACAACAAACAAGGTACTCTATAAGAGTGAGCGCGACTTAAACATATAGAATATCGAATATCCAGATGTATAAAgataatagtaatagtaaaaGTAGTTATAGTTAATTGTAAATGGACGGAATCTGTTGCTGACtagcgaagaagaagaagcactTGAAAGCATTATTTAACAGAAGAAATCCTCATCGCACTGATGAAAGCAGCAATAGGAAATTCCTTTGTACGCTTGAATCGAATTGTCGCGACGGAAGCGTGACTTCATCTCCGGATGCTTGCGGGGCTTATAGCGAGGCTTGACATCAAGATTCACGAGCTTGTGATAGTGCGCCTTGCTGACCTTGAGGTAACCACCCTTTGGGAAGCTGCTGCGTCCGATAAAGTGCTCGTGTTTATGCGATTTACCATCTGTAAatgaaagaataataaaatgcaaataatgtttaattaatatgcattATTTGTTCACCCAATAACTATAAGGTCGTGGAGTATTTTGCCTGACAGACGGAAAATGTGGGGGAATATTTTAGtaagtctgtctgtctgtctgtccgtctataAAAACATAAAGATCTTATGAAGTATAAGAGCTAGCGATATAAAACTTTCTGACAATAATGCTGAGTATAATATGCAAGTTAAGTAAATCAATAATTAAGTGcaaatatacttaatttgcatattttagtatattttagttttccAAAATTatgctattaaatttactGACAATAATGCTGAATAGAATAtgtaaatttggtatatttctatatttcagtatattttattttagtatattttatttcagtatatttttgtaataccAAATTTAAGCTAGTGACTTGAATTTTAACCATCCCCATTAATTAGTTGTTAAGTATCATATTCCCTTAAAATTTCCTTAACATTTCCCACgtggtatctcaaagtcgggTACACTCTACTGCCACCTTTTTTGTACTTGTTTTTGTCTTGAACTTGCGCCTTGACAACGGTTAAGTGGACAATCGGAACTGCATTATTGTTAatcgcattttttttgtgtttacttTATGAAAACGTGTTTCGATGCAGTTCCGATTCCGATTCGGATTGCGATATTGATGCCGGTTTCTTGCCTGGAGTTGAGTGACTCTGTGACCTTAATTGGTTTTAGTATTTGCGAGTTCAACTTACGCATCAATTCGTTTACATGGCGATGATGGCTGTAGTCCAGTGAACGCCTCTCTCGGCCCTCATCCTGCTGGAACAAACGCTCGCAAGCCTCTCGGGCAAATGTCTTCATCTTCTCCAGCGAACAGTAGCCATGCGTTGTGCTGACAAAAAAGCTGGCGAGGATCGCAAAGAAAAGCATCAACTGCAACGAGagaaaaatcaaaactaaaattaaaatcattttctaAATATAAGCGGGTCAAGCAACCAGATATCTgaatctgtatctgtatctgtatgtgGATTAACTGCTTTGGATGACGCCAGCTGGCAGCTGCTTCGTGACGTGctacgtcgtcgtcgtcgtcctcggCTTGTGGCCAACAAAGTGGGTCACAAGCGAGCATCAAACTGGAGCGCATTTGCAAGTCGTCGCAGCCCATTTGGGCATTTTTAATGTGCGAAACTTCCCCGCGCTAAATGTTATGCAATAAGACACGGCAGGTAGAGGCATTTCCGCAATTTGATTagccagaaaaaaaacaacaaccacaacaacaacaacgatcgGCAAATATTGAGCGCATTATGCTTATTTTTGCAGTTTCTTACAGAGAGGGAGAACAAAAGCGCAtttgttgtcatttatttttagcccGCTCCCCGATACAGGTGATCATCACGGTGGATGTTGTTTGCAGACAGGTTTGAGTGGCACACACCCCTCTTTGAGCCAccgcaaacaacaacaacaaaaacgactCAATGGAAATTGCAAAGCCAATTAGAAATATTCCACAAGCCAACAAACTAGATAATTGCACTGCTTAATGCTTATATTAAtctaacattttaattaatttattaacttacCTTTATGcgcattttgtgtttgttgttcttttagttttgtgtatttattttctttaaattccaCTTAAACTTTTGCCCCACTGGCAAACACTGCGTATACgtgttttttgatttgcttttggttgtgtatttgtatgtaacTTTATTtgacgtttttttttggcggtTAAACGAACGCACTGCACCACCGTACCACCGACCGTTACCTGATAAGCTGCGAACCTCAAATGAAAGCTTCACCCAAACGTTGTTAGCTTTTATACGCgcacaaaaatatgcaaatcgcAAAACTGAGCGCGCAGGAGCAGCGCACAAGAGCGAGCGAGCCAGGCAGCCACTCAGAGAGCGCGAGCAGGCcaggcaaacagcagcagaggcagcgcgagcgagagagaagcagcagcagaaggaggTGGAGCGCAACAATGTTTAAGTGCAAAGGCGCGCCGGCGCcgcagctttggctttgcctttgacTTGTGCTTAGAAAATTGAGCAGTGTGGACATGAAAGGATGCgcatttaattaactaaatctttttttattacctGCTTCGCTCATTTTTTGTGGGTGTTTTCGCTACGAGCTCACATTCATTATAAATGGCGCCAATCAACTTGCTTTGCTGATAATCAATACGCAAACATTGTTATTTTTACCGGCATCTAATCTAAAACACCTTGAAACTGTAATTGTCATGTAATGAGGAAACCGCCAAGGCGTTCAACctcaacaaaaacacacacagacctGCGCTGTGGGAGAAAGTGACTGATTGAGTGAGAAGTTAAACGCGTGGCTAGCTGCCGGTGATGGCTGCCAATAGAGTGTCGAGTATCTCGAGTTACCTTGTTGCTAGGGGAATTCCGTTAGCCAAGCCTCACGCACGTTGTGCGTTGTTGTGAAATTAGTATGAGTATTTCATTCATAACAGCGTCACGAGTTTACGCCTGCGTATTTATTGTACTATAATAACAGCTCGTAAATGACTGTGCTGTTAATTAACATAGTCATAGCATACTAGTAGACAGCAATGCAGTTTTTGTAAAAGCATCGTGTCTGCATGTGCAGCAGCCACACTGCTGTGTTTTGGTTCAAAGAGCTTTagtgcaaatgtgtgtgtgtgcgagagtgtaAGTGAGAGTGCGCCAGCAAGGCCAAACCGCTCTCACTCTCATTTCTTGCATGCACTCTCACTTTTGCTTGTGCGCTCATGTGCGTGCGCGCGTAAGTGTGAGTGAGAATGCAGCAGGTGgtggtgcagcagcagcagcagccgcagcattGACGTTATACTGACATTGAGAGCTTTAACGGTTGTTCTTAATCGCTTCGACGTCAGATTTGTATGCATATTGCTGCTGGGGCGGCAATTATTTGtctaattttacttttattggcTGGTCACATTACAGCATACGCATGCGCATGTGTATTTTTGGCAGCGTACGTTaatgttggttttgtttggtgttggtgttgttggtgttgttggtgtcaATGCACACTTTCGGCCGAGTTTTGTTGTCGCTTTGGAGTTTTGGGCTGCCGCACATGCGGAAACGggtcgtatgcgcaatgcgtgagtgcatttttattttacgacgcaattgcattttacatACTTTTATTTGCAGTACGTGTGTTTGGTGTGCTCTTGTGacatttgcaattttgaaaatCTAACGATATCAACCAGGCACGTTGCGGAATCCCAATAATATTCgcaatatacacacacacacacataatgaACGAGCAAGAATGTGAATACAAAGTGGCTTTGGCATTTACTCAAatatgcattttgttgtttttgttgtggcttGTTATGATCTAAAAATTCGCGTGAAACTGGCCAAGCTTCTCAATCTAATCCCGCTCATTCATAAATACTTCATTCTATACTCACACAtatccacacacacgcataagATGCTACGTATTTCACAACCTGATTTAAAGAACACGCCacttgcctgctgctgctgctggcttcTCATCATGTCAACGATCTTATGCTGtatgttgtgctgtgctgtgctgtgtgtctCATTATCTCATTCTTATTCGTCGCGTACTTACCTGATGGACACTGATCGTCCAACACAGCCAATTCAACCTCATCTCGCTACCGCTTCAAAGGTGACCATCTCACCGTTCACCGTTCACCGCACTCTCTGCTCGTCTCGACATTTGGGCTGCCCAAAAGCCGAAATAAAGAGAACAACAAACTGGTTCTCATTCTAATAGTCGATAGCATCATCACTCGGTCGCACTGGTGTCTAGACGAGCTTGGTCCTTGGCAACAAGACAACAAGCAAAGAAGGGCCAATGTCTGCTGAGCGTGTGATCGTGTGGGTTCCTCTGTTTCGCTCTTCCTCAGTTATTGTGTTCGCCtccttgttattgttgttgttttttcggAAGGCGTGCTCCTTGAAGAAACGGCGAAAGTGGTGCGTCACGTCCGCGTCTGACTCCGGCATCGAGCAAGAACACCACAATTTGCCGTTTACTCTTTTTCCAATCCTCCTCTGCCTTAGCGGTCTCTCaaagaattttttgttttcatttttttttgtcttttatcTGCACGAGTTCAAGAAACTCTGCACATTCTCAAGGAATGCTCGAATTTCTAATGAGCAGCAGCCCGTGAACGACAAACCGACATTCTTATGCTCTTTCACATAATTCCCATGTATGTCGACTAATTGGAATCAGAAATTCGCAGACAGCCATGACTAATGTGCTACCAATGCCAAGTTTATggctaataaaagcacacacatTATTGCTAAACCAATTGGAATTGGCTATTCAAGCAGCTTAGTCATGTTTTGGCCAACATAAATCACACCGCGCGTATATGACAGATTAGTATTTCAAAAGCAACCGCCAATTGAAATCGTAAGTGAATTACTAGCTAGAGGGCGCTAGCAGCTGGCGCCATCTTGTGTTAACTAatgttaacaacaacagctgttaCGCATTATTTTGTAGTCCGCGTTTTTATACGAAGCACacagaataataaaataatgttcgCAGCAAAAACACGGAATTTGGTGCGTAAAACTCACTTACCAGGCAACTGGAGCTGGTGccgctggagcagcagcagtaacaaaacaacggcaacagccgCTGCACCGGATGTAAACGCCAATCAACGACAACAGCTACTCAATGATCTTGCGGAGCCTTTGGTAACCAACAGCCGGCCAACGATTGATCCCAAAGAAACGAGCATAGTGCTATTTCCCGGCCAGGGCACACAATATGTGGGCATGGCCAAAGATCTACTGCGTTTCCCAGGCGCACGACGCATCTTTGAGCTGGCCAACGAAGTGCTCAAATACGATTTGCTGAAGATTTGCCTGGAGGGACCACGGGATAAACTCAATCGCACCGAATACGCACAGCTAGCTGTGATGGTATCCTCACTGGCCGCCTTAGAACAGCTGCGCGAGGAACGTCCCAAGGCCATAGAAAACTGTGTGGCAACAGCCGGCTTCAGTCTGGGCGAGATTACGGCGCTTGTCTTTGCCGGTTCGCTGCCCTTTGACAAGGCCTTAAAGCTGGTGCAAGTGCGTGCCAATGCCATGCAGTTGGCCTGTGATCAGCGACCCGGCGCCATGGCCATGACCATCTACGGACCCGATACAAATGTGGGCGAAGCATGCGCTAAGGCGCAGCAATGGTGTCTGGATCGTGGAGTAGAATCGCCATACTGCGGCGTTGCGAACTATATGTATCCGCATTGCAAGGTCATTGCTGGCAATGTGGAGGCCATTGAGTTCCTGGAGCATCACGCCAAATCGCTTAAGATTCGCCGCATGAAACGTTTGGCGGTCAGCGGCGCATTTCACACACCGCTCATGGAGAGCGCGGTGGCACCTTTCGCCAAGGCATTGAGCAGCATTCGACTAGAGGATCCCATCATACGTGTCTACTCGAACGTGGACGGCAAGCCGTACAAACATGCTTCGCACATCTTGCGCCAGCTGCCCAAGCAGATTGTGCGCCCGGTGAAATGGGAGCAGTCGTTGCACACGATCTACGAGAGGCAACAGGGCGTCAATTTCCCACGCACCTTCGAGTGTGGACCCGGCAAGGGTTTGCTGCAGGTGCTGGACAAGGTGAATGCCAAGGCAGCCCAGTCGGCTCACAATGTTATAGCTTAATCTTAATTACgatgtataaaaaaaagtgtttagcattttgatttatgaaaattatgtgTATTTTCTTTCGCTAAAAGAAGTAGGAAAAGCTCAGAAATGCGAAGACAACACCAGATCAGATCAGGATTAGTTGAAAGTGTAGCGGAAGTGTAGTTGGTATTGTTccagttgttgtagttgtgatTAAGTTTTGTAATCTCTTGTGCTCATGCGGTGCGCAAATGCGGCGCCCTTGTTCTTGCGAAACCTTTCAAACGGATCGTTCAGATTGTTGCCCACACCCTGGAAGAATTTGAAATTCGAAAGTTATCTTGCTCTAGCATCGTCTTGCTCCTCCTTGATGCGCATTAGGCTGCCATCGACTTCGTCTGCTTCGTACCTTGTACATGTCCTTGCGATCACGCACCTCGCCACCCGAGATGGGCGTATCAATGCCCTGATTCTTCGAGCCAAGGCCGGTGCCAGTACCAGCCCAACCCATTTTCATGAGCATCTGGTGGCCCTTGTTGGTCTCCTCTATGAATTCCTGTGGCTTGGCAAAACTGCTGCCACTGCAAGTAATAAGAAGTGTAATAGCAATGAAGGATGGCAAAATTGGATGTGCTTACAAGAAACTGGGTGGCGTGGGAGATCTGTCGCGTTCCACGCGTCTGGAATTGTTGTTGGCACTCGGTCCGGcaccgttgttgctgctgttgttgctattgttactgttgttgttgctgctgttgctgttgtttcgcTCCGCGCGATTCTCGCGACTATTGTCACGTTCATGACGCGGCGAACGATTGCGCGCCTTGCGATTGCTGCCACCACCGCTACCGCCTCCTCCTGCAGCTCCAGCAGCTCGATTTCTTTGCGGCGGCGGCGTCAGCGCACGTTCGATGGAACGCGATTTGGACCGTGAGCGGGATCTGTTGCGATTAGCGGGCGAGCGGGAACGTGAACGACTTCGACTCTTGGAACTGCAAAATAGAATTAGATACGTTATAATTTACTGATGATGCTCTAAAGTTGCATGTCTCATACCGATAACAGCGCTTGTTGCTCTTCTTTGTCTTCTCCAGCACAATGGGACTGGGCGAGCGGGATTTGGTGCGTGTGCCATTCTTGATTTCCTCCTCCTTTTGCTTGCGTGCCGCATTCTTCACCTTGTAGTACTCATATAGGCCCAGCTTCTCCCAGCCCTCGctgtaaatgaaatacaataatCAGTGTCAATTCAAAATTCCATCTTCACGTTACACTCACTTGTCTCTGGGTCGATCGTGCGACGGCGCCGCATAGAAGGCATTCAATGCATTGGTCAAGCGCTCGCTTTGCGGCGCCGGCGCTGGCAAACGAATGTCCGTCGAGTCCAGCGGCTTGTAGTTGTAATCCTCCAGACGTATCAGCGGCACTATGAGACCTGCTGGCAGATCATAATACGGTGCGGTCGGCACTTGCGGTTCCTGAGACGGCGCCATGGCGGACTCAACAGACTCCAAACTGCGGTGCTTTAGGTCATCGAggtcctgctgctgctcgtcggGTCTCTGCTGCAACACCACATTAATGGCCGCATTCAGTGCACCAATATCGACGCCACCATCAACTGGTTGCCCCAAGCTACCGAGCGGTAGTTGAGCAAATGGCGGTGGCGGTTGTTGCGCCTGCTGTGgatgttgcatttgttgcgactggtgttgttgttgttgtggcattgGTGGTTGTTCATCGggatgccgctgctgctgatgttgctgctgctgttgttgatgctgcagATGCATCACAGCCTGTATAGCAGCATTCAACACGCCCATATCCACAATTGGCTCGCCCCCAGGCACTTGACCGGGCATCGG
This is a stretch of genomic DNA from Drosophila albomicans strain 15112-1751.03 chromosome 3, ASM965048v2, whole genome shotgun sequence. It encodes these proteins:
- the LOC117570057 gene encoding uncharacterized protein LOC117570057, whose protein sequence is MRIKLMLFFAILASFFVSTTHGYCSLEKMKTFAREACERLFQQDEGRERRSLDYSHHRHVNELMHGKSHKHEHFIGRSSFPKGGYLKVSKAHYHKLVNLDVKPRYKPRKHPEMKSRFRRDNSIQAYKGISYCCFHQCDEDFFC
- the LOC117567193 gene encoding probable malonyl-CoA-acyl carrier protein transacylase, mitochondrial, whose amino-acid sequence is MLTTTAVTHYFVVRVFIRSTQNNKIMFAAKTRNLVRKTHLPGNWSWCRWSSSSNKTTATAAAPDVNANQRQQLLNDLAEPLVTNSRPTIDPKETSIVLFPGQGTQYVGMAKDLLRFPGARRIFELANEVLKYDLLKICLEGPRDKLNRTEYAQLAVMVSSLAALEQLREERPKAIENCVATAGFSLGEITALVFAGSLPFDKALKLVQVRANAMQLACDQRPGAMAMTIYGPDTNVGEACAKAQQWCLDRGVESPYCGVANYMYPHCKVIAGNVEAIEFLEHHAKSLKIRRMKRLAVSGAFHTPLMESAVAPFAKALSSIRLEDPIIRVYSNVDGKPYKHASHILRQLPKQIVRPVKWEQSLHTIYERQQGVNFPRTFECGPGKGLLQVLDKVNAKAAQSAHNVIA